A section of the Phacochoerus africanus isolate WHEZ1 chromosome 4, ROS_Pafr_v1, whole genome shotgun sequence genome encodes:
- the ZNRF4 gene encoding LOW QUALITY PROTEIN: E3 ubiquitin-protein ligase ZNRF4 (The sequence of the model RefSeq protein was modified relative to this genomic sequence to represent the inferred CDS: inserted 1 base in 1 codon; deleted 2 bases in 1 codon), which produces MAFFLFGSVSLLSLAEGYPGRGWGASRTLESSGLSIICQEICLGGSAPPRTSLQRHNARWAATRSHFHLGPPRSQPLCLTASEPXDQAHLHSHPGHGPPGRPWRCPEASRLQSPAGPSSRPQPEKERLAMGRQRWPALALGAVRASLILLGLLVPAQAVVRAVLDGNSSTVDFADLPALFGVPLAPEGVRGYLIEAKPANACHPIEGPQLGNGSLGAIVLIRRYDCTFDLKVLHAQRAGFEAAIVHNVHSDDLVRMGHVYEDLRRQIAIPSVFMGEAASQDLRAIVRCDKSAHVLLLPNYPPCPDLDCHPVLAVSWVLGRTLALLTSAVFVLRHLWNWLWAWWTREPPVKAPAGQRAQVRTFTRRNDLCAICLDEYEEGDRLKILPCSHTYHCKCIDPWFSQAARHSCPMCKQSVAGTEDGSDSTINSYGDEEDSSLPGHHPPIWAIQARLRSRRLELLARAGPSRSRSATSVGAAEAHASEGGPAQPH; this is translated from the exons atggccttcttcctgTTTGGCTCTGTGTCTCTTTTGTCACTGGCTGAGGGCTATCCTGGGAG AGGCTGGGGGGCATCTAGAACCCTGGAGTCTTCTGGCCTCAGCATCATCTGCCAGGAAATCTGCCTGGGTGGGTCAGCTCCTCCTCGGACCAGCCTTCAAAGACACAATGCACGCTGGGCTGCCACCAGGAGCCATTTCCACTTAGGGCCGCCCAGGTCCCAGCCGCTCTGCCTAACTGCCTCTGAGC TAGATCAAGCTCACCTCCATTCCCACCCTGGCCACGGCCCCCCTGGGAGGCCCTGGAGATGCCCAGAGGCCTCCCGTCTCCAGTCCCCAGCGGGACCTAGCTCCAGACCACAGCCAGAGAAGGAGAGACTGGCCATGGGGCGGCAGCGGTggccagccctggccctgggggcgGTCAGGGCTTCGCTGATcctgctggggctgctggtgCCAGCACAGGCGGTGGTACGGGCCGTGCTGGATGGCAACTCGAGCACAGTGGACTTTGCAGATCTGCCGGCCTTGTTTGGGGTGCCCCTGGCCCCCGAGGGCGTGCGGGGCTACCTGATAGAGGCCAAGCCAGCCAACGCATGCCATCCCATCGAGGGCCCACAGCTGGGCAATGGCTCCCTCGGCGCCATCGTGCTGATCCGCCGCTATGACTGCACGTTTGACCTCAAGGTACTGCATGCCCAGAGGGCTGGCTTCGAGGCAGCCATCGTGCACAACGTCCACTCCGATGACCTGGTGCGAATGGGCCACGTCTACGAGGACCTGCGGCGCCAGATT GCCATCCCCTCAGTGTTCATGGGCGAGGCTGCCTCGCAGGACCTGCGGGCCATCGTGCGCTGCGACAAATCTGCCCATGTCCTCCTGCTGCCCAACTACCCACCCTGCCCGGACCTGGACTGCCACCCTGTGCTGGCTGTCTCCTGGGTGCTGGGCCgcaccctggccctgctcacgtCCGCCGTCTTTGTCCTGCGGCACCTATGGAACTGGCTCTGGGCCTGGTGGACCCGTGAGCCGCCCGTCAAGGCACCAGCTGGCCAGAGGGCCCAGGTGCGTACCTTCACCAGGCGCAATGACCTGTGTGCCATCTGCCTGGACGAATATGAGGAGGGTGACCGACTCAAGATCCTGCCCTGTTCCCACACGTACCACTGCAAATGCATCGACCCCTGGTTCTCCCAGGCTGCCCGGCACTCCTGCCCCATGTGCAAGCAGTCGGTGGCCGGCACGGAGGATGGCTCTGACTCCACCATCAACAGCTATGGCGATGAGGAGGACTCCTCGCTGCCTGGCCACCACCCCCCGATCTGGGCCATCCAGGCCCGGTTGCGGTCCCGGAGGCTGGAGCTCCTGGCCCGAGCCGGCCCCAGCCGCAGCCGTAGTGCCACCTCTGTGGGGGCAGCCGAAGCCCATGCATCCGAGGGGGGGCCCGCACAGCCCCACTGA